Proteins co-encoded in one Kribbella qitaiheensis genomic window:
- a CDS encoding NADP-dependent oxidoreductase, whose protein sequence is MEMRAITQHRYGGPEVLEVVRQPRPTAGPGEVLVKVLAAGVNPADWKIRAGQVRRLGEPPFTLGLDFAGTIEATGEPVYGNTFPPNGAYAEYVVASLDALAPSPLSLDHVHSAALPTAALTAYQPLTQVAAIEPGQRVLIHAAAGGVGHLAVQIAKSRGAYVIGTARQAKHEFLRELGADELIDYTVTDFTEAAHDIDVVLDPISGDYGLRSLETLAPGGILLDVRGTGPDRTAARARAVELDRRYAEIRFAPSADDLRAIADLVDAGRLRVELAQTLPLEHAAKAHELSESGRVTGKIVLTV, encoded by the coding sequence ATGGAGATGCGAGCGATCACCCAGCACAGGTACGGCGGCCCCGAGGTACTGGAGGTCGTCCGGCAACCGCGGCCCACGGCCGGTCCCGGCGAAGTGCTGGTGAAGGTCCTGGCCGCAGGTGTGAACCCGGCTGACTGGAAGATCCGGGCCGGCCAGGTCCGGCGTCTCGGAGAACCACCATTCACCCTCGGCCTCGACTTCGCCGGCACGATCGAGGCCACCGGTGAGCCGGTCTACGGCAACACCTTTCCGCCGAACGGCGCCTACGCGGAGTACGTGGTCGCGTCTTTGGATGCCCTGGCGCCGAGTCCGCTGAGCCTCGATCATGTGCACTCCGCGGCCCTGCCGACCGCCGCGCTGACGGCGTACCAGCCCTTGACTCAGGTCGCCGCGATCGAACCCGGGCAACGGGTGCTGATCCACGCAGCGGCCGGTGGAGTCGGCCATCTGGCGGTCCAGATCGCCAAATCCCGCGGCGCCTACGTGATCGGCACCGCCCGGCAGGCCAAGCACGAATTTCTCCGCGAACTGGGCGCGGACGAACTGATCGACTACACCGTGACGGACTTCACCGAGGCGGCGCACGACATCGACGTCGTCCTCGATCCCATCTCGGGCGACTACGGCCTCCGCTCGCTGGAGACGCTGGCTCCCGGGGGAATCCTGCTGGACGTCCGCGGCACCGGGCCCGACCGCACCGCGGCACGGGCCAGGGCTGTTGAGCTCGACCGCCGGTACGCCGAGATCCGCTTCGCCCCGTCAGCCGACGATCTCCGAGCGATCGCCGATCTGGTCGACGCCGGCCGGCTCCGGGTGGAACTCGCTCAAACGCTGCCCCTCGAGCATGCCGCCAAGGCTCACGAACTCAGCGAATCCGGCCGCGTCACCGGCAAGATCGTCCTCACCGTTTAG
- a CDS encoding YciI family protein encodes MALYLISFEKGAMDHIPEGDLPEVGKAGHAVCQEAKDAGVLVYSGGLMYDTDDERYAADPAVVETDGTVTDGPYPESKELIGGVFIVDVPTRGEALEWASKVAVACRCAQDVRKFMYDPDAV; translated from the coding sequence ATGGCGTTGTATCTGATCTCGTTCGAAAAGGGCGCGATGGACCACATCCCTGAGGGGGACCTTCCTGAAGTCGGGAAGGCTGGGCATGCGGTGTGTCAGGAGGCCAAGGATGCCGGGGTGCTCGTGTACTCCGGCGGGCTGATGTACGACACCGACGACGAGAGGTACGCCGCGGATCCTGCTGTGGTGGAGACCGACGGGACGGTTACCGACGGGCCGTATCCGGAGAGCAAGGAGCTCATCGGGGGCGTGTTCATCGTCGACGTACCTACCCGGGGAGAAGCGCTGGAGTGGGCCTCGAAGGTCGCGGTCGCCTGCCGGTGTGCGCAAGACGTCCGCAAGTTCATGTACGACCCGGACGCCGTCTGA
- a CDS encoding DinB family protein — protein sequence MVAGWDGGTVRKKSNQTAFALPKVCRKGISTAQTANGASTTDPLPPYGDRMDERVRPPESGDERTILSGMLDFLRQTVVHKVSGLTDEQAFARPIGTTELGPASLVKHLTGTERFWFAIDFAAEDIEWPWPDEDPHGGFALDPTDTLADLVAVYQTECVRSRAITAAHPLDAPARGAGMTFNLRYALTHMIEETARHLGHLDLIREATDGQRGQ from the coding sequence GTGGTGGCCGGCTGGGACGGGGGAACGGTCAGGAAGAAGTCGAACCAGACCGCGTTCGCGTTGCCGAAGGTGTGCCGGAAGGGGATCAGCACCGCGCAGACCGCCAATGGCGCCAGTACGACCGACCCACTTCCGCCGTACGGTGACAGGATGGATGAGCGAGTACGGCCGCCGGAAAGCGGCGACGAGCGGACGATCTTGAGCGGGATGCTCGATTTTCTGCGCCAAACCGTGGTGCACAAGGTCTCCGGCCTGACCGACGAGCAGGCGTTCGCGCGCCCGATCGGGACGACCGAACTCGGTCCGGCCAGCCTGGTGAAGCACCTGACCGGCACCGAACGCTTCTGGTTCGCCATCGACTTCGCCGCCGAGGACATCGAGTGGCCGTGGCCGGACGAAGACCCGCACGGCGGCTTCGCACTCGACCCCACCGACACCCTGGCCGACCTCGTCGCCGTCTACCAGACCGAGTGCGTCCGCTCCCGCGCCATCACGGCCGCGCATCCGCTGGATGCCCCGGCCCGAGGCGCCGGCATGACCTTCAACCTCCGGTACGCCCTGACGCACATGATCGAGGAAACCGCCCGGCACCTCGGCCACCTGGACCTCATCCGCGAGGCAACCGACGGTCAAAGAGGTCAATGA
- a CDS encoding sensor histidine kinase — translation MTGTTHRRRSRRDWVVDTLIFAFALLGSLLLYDAGEHDPISSDLLAVDFVSGIALCITLWFRRRWPVQLAILGALVTTYSDAAGAATLVLVMTVTIHKPLRATVWVFLANAVSIVIYTGIRQKAEPWGVTIGFSVAIYAAIVGWALYIRSRRQLLQTLRDRADRAETVARLQAQQAQGRAREEIAREMHDVLGHRLSLLSVHAGALAYRPDASAEEVGGAAEIIRASAHQALQDLREVIGVLRAPVGELPQPTFADLPILVEDTRKAGLPVELDFDAPGPLPEHVGRTAYRIVQEGLTNALKHAPGEPVRVRVVGAPGNGLEVQVINPAPNRRTGDGQGLIGLTERAALVEGRLEHGRTPAGDFRLAAWLPWPA, via the coding sequence ATGACCGGTACCACGCACCGCAGGCGGAGCCGCCGCGACTGGGTGGTCGACACGCTCATCTTCGCCTTCGCCCTGCTGGGCAGCCTCCTCCTGTACGACGCGGGCGAGCACGACCCGATCTCGTCGGACCTGCTCGCGGTCGACTTCGTCAGCGGGATCGCGCTCTGCATCACGCTCTGGTTCCGGCGTCGCTGGCCGGTCCAGCTGGCGATCCTCGGAGCCCTGGTCACGACGTACTCCGATGCCGCCGGCGCCGCCACGCTCGTGCTGGTCATGACCGTGACCATCCACAAGCCGCTCCGCGCGACCGTGTGGGTGTTCCTGGCGAACGCGGTCAGCATCGTGATCTACACCGGAATCCGGCAGAAAGCGGAGCCGTGGGGCGTGACCATCGGCTTCTCGGTGGCGATCTATGCGGCGATAGTCGGCTGGGCACTCTACATCCGGTCCCGGCGTCAGCTCCTCCAAACCCTGCGGGACAGGGCTGATCGCGCCGAGACGGTCGCCCGGCTCCAGGCGCAACAGGCCCAGGGCAGAGCTCGTGAAGAGATCGCGCGCGAGATGCACGATGTACTCGGTCACCGGTTGTCCCTGCTCAGCGTGCACGCGGGCGCACTTGCCTATCGTCCCGACGCATCGGCGGAAGAAGTCGGCGGCGCAGCCGAGATCATCCGAGCCAGCGCACACCAGGCCCTGCAGGATCTGCGCGAAGTGATCGGCGTACTCCGCGCGCCGGTCGGCGAGCTCCCGCAGCCCACCTTCGCGGATCTGCCCATCCTGGTCGAGGACACCCGCAAGGCCGGCCTCCCGGTCGAACTCGACTTCGATGCCCCCGGCCCCCTTCCGGAGCACGTCGGGCGGACGGCGTACCGGATCGTGCAGGAAGGTCTCACCAACGCGCTCAAGCATGCGCCCGGCGAGCCGGTCCGGGTTCGCGTGGTCGGTGCCCCGGGCAACGGGCTGGAGGTCCAGGTGATCAATCCGGCGCCCAACCGGCGTACCGGCGACGGCCAAGGATTGATCGGGCTGACCGAGCGGGCAGCGCTGGTGGAGGGCCGGCTCGAACACGGCCGGACCCCTGCGGGCGACTTCCGGCTCGCCGCTTGGTTACCGTGGCCCGCATGA
- a CDS encoding response regulator has translation MTIRVLIVDDDPLLRAGLKLMLGGAPDIRVVGEASDGSGVSGLIEQLSPDVVLMDIRMPGMDGLTATEALRRRSGAPEVIILTTFDADEHVLRALRAGAAGFVLKDTPPAEIVESVRRVVNGQPVLSPSVTKRLINRVAASGQDQRKAKATDRLAGLNDREREIAVAVGEGKSNAEISATLYLSVPTVKTHVSRILTKLDLNNRVQIALLAHDAGLLDESR, from the coding sequence ATGACGATTCGGGTCCTGATCGTGGACGACGATCCCCTGCTCCGGGCCGGGCTCAAGCTGATGCTCGGCGGTGCGCCGGACATCCGCGTGGTCGGCGAGGCGAGTGACGGCAGCGGCGTATCAGGCCTGATCGAGCAACTCTCCCCCGATGTCGTGCTGATGGACATCCGGATGCCGGGGATGGACGGGCTGACCGCGACCGAAGCCCTTCGCCGCCGGTCCGGCGCCCCGGAGGTCATCATCCTGACCACGTTCGACGCCGACGAGCACGTACTACGGGCGCTCCGCGCGGGCGCGGCCGGGTTCGTCCTCAAGGACACCCCACCGGCCGAGATCGTGGAGTCGGTCCGCCGGGTCGTGAACGGCCAACCGGTGCTGTCCCCCTCGGTGACGAAGCGCCTGATCAACCGGGTAGCGGCGTCCGGGCAGGACCAGCGCAAGGCGAAGGCGACGGATCGGCTGGCCGGGCTGAACGACCGGGAACGCGAGATCGCCGTCGCGGTCGGCGAGGGCAAGTCCAACGCGGAGATCAGCGCGACCCTCTATCTCAGCGTCCCGACGGTGAAGACCCATGTCTCGCGCATTCTCACCAAGCTGGACCTGAACAACCGCGTCCAGATCGCCCTGCTGGCTCACGACGCGGGCCTGCTCGACGAGAGCCGCTGA
- a CDS encoding peptide deformylase: MSQLAVTVIGPDRPGIIADVTEALAGTGVNLEDSSMTLLRGHFAMMIVCSGEFAAVKEALEPLRGELVITVREMGPEQAHAPVGAPYMLSVHGADRPGIVSAVTRMVATVGGTITDLTTRLSGALYVLTAEVEIPANADLELLQRALEITAEELGVGVTLRPARERRPVNLNQILASWSPAQLGLVGDVLEVIRAPHPVLATEGAEIDPLDPVMVALAADLVATMRVSPGCVGLAAPQVGMAAQMFALDVTGHPKTRTCHGVFVLCNAVVVEATRQEKAREGCMSVPDLTGDVKRATRLTVTGVLPGTTDSVSLTTDAFEARAIQHELDHCSGLLFLDRVAGAHALYPRKVYL; encoded by the coding sequence ATGAGTCAGCTCGCAGTCACCGTCATCGGCCCGGACCGCCCGGGCATCATCGCCGACGTCACCGAGGCACTCGCCGGTACGGGCGTGAACCTCGAGGACTCCTCGATGACGCTGCTGCGCGGTCATTTCGCGATGATGATCGTCTGCTCCGGGGAGTTCGCCGCGGTCAAGGAGGCGCTGGAGCCGCTGCGTGGCGAGCTGGTGATCACGGTCCGTGAGATGGGCCCCGAGCAGGCGCACGCGCCGGTCGGGGCGCCGTACATGCTCAGCGTGCACGGCGCGGACCGGCCGGGCATCGTCTCCGCCGTCACCCGGATGGTCGCGACCGTCGGCGGCACCATCACCGACCTGACCACGCGACTCAGCGGCGCCCTGTACGTGCTCACCGCCGAGGTCGAGATCCCCGCGAACGCCGATCTCGAGCTGCTGCAGCGTGCCCTGGAGATCACCGCGGAGGAACTCGGCGTCGGCGTCACGTTGCGCCCGGCCCGAGAGCGACGACCTGTGAATTTGAACCAGATCCTTGCTAGCTGGAGCCCCGCCCAGCTCGGCCTCGTGGGTGATGTCCTGGAGGTGATCCGCGCGCCGCACCCTGTCCTCGCGACCGAAGGCGCCGAGATCGACCCGCTCGACCCGGTGATGGTCGCCCTCGCCGCCGATCTCGTCGCCACCATGCGCGTCTCGCCCGGTTGTGTAGGACTGGCAGCACCCCAGGTCGGCATGGCCGCCCAAATGTTCGCCCTGGACGTGACAGGCCACCCGAAGACCCGCACCTGCCACGGCGTCTTCGTCCTCTGCAACGCAGTCGTCGTCGAGGCAACCCGCCAGGAGAAGGCCCGCGAAGGCTGCATGTCCGTCCCGGACCTCACCGGCGACGTCAAACGAGCCACGCGGCTGACCGTCACCGGCGTCCTCCCCGGCACGACGGACTCCGTCAGCCTCACCACAGACGCCTTCGAAGCCCGCGCCATCCAGCACGAGCTCGACCACTGCTCCGGCCTGCTCTTCCTCGACCGAGTCGCAGGCGCACACGCTCTGTACCCGCGAAAGGTCTACCTCTAG